GCATTTTCTGATCGGCCATATCAGCCAATAACGTGAGCACATCATGTTGGCAAGTAGTGGGCTCTACTTCATATTCCTTTGTTAATTGTTCACAAAGAGCCATTACTGAAACTGGTTCGGACAAGAGATTCCATACTCTGGCACCAATATCATCCAGGCTGTGATAGTTGCCGGTGGCAATGTTCATCATCACCAGTTCGTCATCTACTTGGGCGGAGAGTAATTCATCATTACGGTGAACGATGGAATCAAGAATCAACGACATATGATTTTACTCCTTTATTTATGAGTGGATTCAAGCTTAAAGTGTAAAGGATGAGTTAGTCAATTGTAATTAACCCAAGTTGCTACCTAGCGCGCTTTTCTCCCCTCTCCCCCCGGGGGAGAGGGCTTTTTCGT
Above is a window of Gammaproteobacteria bacterium DNA encoding:
- a CDS encoding Coenzyme PQQ synthesis protein D (PqqD) — its product is MSLILDSIVHRNDELLSAQVDDELVMMNIATGNYHSLDDIGARVWNLLSEPVSVMALCEQLTKEYEVEPTTCQHDVLTLLADMADQKMLLFS